Below is a genomic region from Henckelia pumila isolate YLH828 chromosome 3, ASM3356847v2, whole genome shotgun sequence.
TATGGCtcttcatattgtttttgcttTTCATTGCATTGTAGCCTTTACCCGTACTTCCATTTTGCTGCATTTTATCTTGCGTGCTGTGTGGTGCGATGTTAAAATGCTTTGACTACTTCGCTagtttttcatatatatttctGATCTTCGATTGAGTTGATGAATCATGGATACTTTGCCTTAGTTATCATGAGAAGTGGAGGATGGTACTATAAAGATCGATTGGGGCGTACTAGAGGACCATCGGAGTTGATACAACTCAAAACTGCTTGGGGTGGAGGAATAATTGACAAGCATACTTTTATATGGGGTGAGGACATGGACGAGTGGGCACCCATTGGCATGGTCTATGGTATGGAGCGTGCAATTGCTACTTGGGAAGGTTTGTTATCTATTGTGGCAAAGTGTTATCTAGCTTTCATACAATTGCTGTGTTAAATCCCATTCATAAAACAGTAGGATTATGAACTAACTGGTTACGTCTGGCTTCATTCAGTTAGATTAGGTGCTGCTGCAACGGCTTTTCTTCATAAACTACAGAAAGGAATACCGCCTTGGGTGCCTCTCAAGGGGCATGAAAATAAAACTTATAAACAGCTCCAACAAGAAGCATATGAGAGCAAAAGACGGGATTTAGCAGTGCTAGAAGCTAACGATGGTGTTTGGCCAGGCATGAGGACCCCGAGCCATGCGATGTTTCTTTGGGCTAGTGGCTCTGAATTGACAACCCTTCTCGAGGAGGACCACATGCCTAACAAATATATCCCAAAAGATATCAGGTATCATTATCCATCTCCTTGTTTCCAACTTCACTCATCAAGTGACCAGTGATGCTTCTTCAACAGAGTGGAATTGGCAAAAGTTATTCCTGGTTTGAGGCCATGGGAGGTTCTCAGCGTCGAACAAGCAATGGATCATATTACATATGGTGGAGAATGGCATCGTGAACCTCTTGGTTCATACACCACCGGACCTCCCTACATCAGCGAGTGGAACAAAGATGTTATGGTATGCGCTGCTACCTCATAGATTTAACCCACTTCATTTAGGCTTGCACGCCTGTCATTAACATTGTTTTCACGTGGTGCAGCGACTGTTCGAGATATTCCACAATCTGAGCGTGCAAACATTCCACGACCTGGAGAAAAAGATACCTGGATTCGACAGGATAATGGAGAAAGTCCAGGCAGATGCTGCTGTTAGAGATGCCCAGCGAAAAGCGAAGAGGGCTGCACAAAAGCAGGCCAAGCTAGAGAAAAAAATGTAGGTTCTGATGCGGGCTTGGAGACTTTGTATTGATTTTGAACATCTTTTACCTAGTAGCGGGAGTTGTATTAATGTATGATATATCTCAAACTCCAACCAAGTAGTAGAAGTAGAACTAGCAGATTTAACAGATTTTGTAATCAAAGTGCGGTCTTTGTTAAAAAAGCCAGTGACAGAtttcatcattttattttatgattattTGATTATGCACTGCTCGAACCTCTCATTTATTTCAAACTTTGATTATATTTTATGATAACTTAAATACGAGTAACTAAATATAGAAAATTGAAAACCAAATATACAGAAGGAATCTAATTTGTGAGATACATATTTTACGATTTTTTCACATTTTTCTCGACTAATTTTCAGAAACATAAGTGATcagataaaaaaacaaaactttTAGAGATATGGATAAATAAATGTTCAATTTGTTTATACCAGGAAAAGAATGCACGTGAGAACACCTTCTATTATCGATAATCGTTagtgttgaaaaattattttacaatTACTGAttatgtgaaaaaaaaatatgaataatgcATTACATTATTGCGTCTTTTCTTCTTTTACATAACCATTTTTTTTCTTCGCGATTTTT
It encodes:
- the LOC140891949 gene encoding protein TIC 56, chloroplastic-like, translated to MASVNFNPFGENWFKNPPPIPFQPINFLSFFKPHTRTPNFASISNPFSGKSKVVEPDDNPGKHRKNLDQFYWECENMPDYRHTPEVEKILNDDPVFDKREDATPEEIAENEKWWADFRASPVVEFMMRAEEISDKLNDMELKENSAPYRREDKKLWQAVPNVIGLDGRPMPRKAIKSDGESDDKFWDFMRQFLFGLWGFRQRPYPPGRPIDVAQAIGYKNLEKRYYDFIMRSGGWYYKDRLGRTRGPSELIQLKTAWGGGIIDKHTFIWGEDMDEWAPIGMVYGMERAIATWEVRLGAAATAFLHKLQKGIPPWVPLKGHENKTYKQLQQEAYESKRRDLAVLEANDGVWPGMRTPSHAMFLWASGSELTTLLEEDHMPNKYIPKDIRVELAKVIPGLRPWEVLSVEQAMDHITYGGEWHREPLGSYTTGPPYISEWNKDVMRLFEIFHNLSVQTFHDLEKKIPGFDRIMEKVQADAAVRDAQRKAKRAAQKQAKLEKKM